A genomic window from Candidatus Glassbacteria bacterium includes:
- the cysE gene encoding serine O-acetyltransferase has protein sequence MLKVIEDFRAIKANDPAAKNWLETLLCHTAWHAIVLYRIAHWLHTKLHIPILPRFISVLARWWAGVEIHPGATIGHRFFIDHGTGVVIGETAEVGEDCVMFHGVTLGGTGHHAGKRHPTVGDNVLIGTAATLLGPIMVGDNARIGAETVIVNRDVPAGTTVVGTPGVIVKRDDRKVEEKLPPAHYLRKPPRNHGVEGEGI, from the coding sequence ATGCTGAAGGTAATCGAGGATTTCAGGGCGATCAAGGCCAACGACCCGGCCGCCAAGAACTGGCTGGAGACCCTGCTGTGCCATACGGCCTGGCATGCGATCGTGCTCTACAGGATCGCCCACTGGCTGCATACGAAGTTACATATCCCGATACTTCCGCGCTTTATCAGCGTGCTCGCCCGCTGGTGGGCCGGAGTCGAAATCCATCCCGGCGCAACTATCGGGCACAGGTTTTTTATCGATCACGGAACAGGGGTTGTGATCGGCGAGACCGCGGAGGTCGGCGAGGACTGCGTGATGTTCCACGGAGTGACCCTCGGCGGCACGGGCCATCATGCCGGCAAGCGTCACCCAACGGTGGGCGATAACGTGCTGATCGGCACGGCGGCCACCCTGCTGGGTCCGATCATGGTGGGAGACAACGCCCGGATCGGCGCCGAAACGGTGATCGTCAACCGGGACGTGCCCGCCGGGACAACCGTGGTCGGCACGCCGGGGGTGATTGTCAAGCGCGACGACAGGAAAGTGGAGGAAAAGCTGCCGCCGGCCCATTACCTGCGCAAACCGCCGCGCAATCATGGAGTTGAGGGCGAAGGTATCTGA
- a CDS encoding TlpA family protein disulfide reductase — protein MGCAGKDKDTWKEVPMYKVAYVFKVAALVCLGSVLACGRGTSPRDASAQPEQSPAVQGTALAQAGSSQQAPAFSLTNLTGETVSLETYRGKVLIIDFWATWCPPCVKEIPHFVELYDIYNEQGFEILGVSVDRGGPGTVEKFVKKNSVNYDIAMANMEVVDAYEIYTGIPTTYIIDREGNVVEKVIGYRDKSFFEDHLKNLL, from the coding sequence ATGGGGTGCGCCGGGAAAGACAAAGATACCTGGAAGGAGGTTCCGATGTATAAGGTTGCTTACGTGTTTAAAGTTGCCGCGCTTGTGTGCCTGGGATCGGTGCTGGCCTGCGGCCGGGGGACCAGCCCCAGAGATGCCAGCGCCCAGCCCGAACAGTCGCCCGCGGTTCAGGGAACCGCGCTGGCCCAGGCGGGCAGTTCTCAGCAGGCGCCGGCGTTTAGCCTGACCAACCTGACCGGTGAAACAGTCTCGCTTGAAACCTACAGGGGCAAGGTGCTGATTATCGATTTCTGGGCGACCTGGTGCCCGCCCTGCGTCAAGGAGATCCCGCATTTCGTGGAGCTCTACGATATATACAATGAGCAGGGCTTTGAAATCCTGGGCGTTTCAGTGGACAGGGGCGGTCCCGGTACAGTCGAGAAATTCGTGAAGAAAAACTCCGTGAACTACGATATCGCGATGGCCAACATGGAGGTGGTGGACGCCTACGAGATCTACACGGGCATCCCGACCACCTACATTATCGACCGCGAAGGCAACGTGGTGGAAAAAGTGATCGGCTACCGCGACAAGAGTTTCTTCGAGGACCACCTCAAAAATCTGCTTTAA
- a CDS encoding cytochrome c biogenesis protein CcdA codes for MESVSLLAAFGAGVFSFISPCVLPLIPAYISFVSGVSIDTLQEGGEGESRPMKVFISTLVFVLGFSAVFIMLGAGAGVIGKLLFIYRVWFNRVAGTLIIILGLHMTGVFRIGFLEYEKRIHVRENPLGVLGIFLIGAAFAFGWTPCIGPILAAILTLAAQQGTVGSGMFMLAVYSAGLGLPFILTGLAIHKFFNMYKKIRRHLGTIEKIAGAFLLIVGGLIFFDMFSILSGYLLQLFPGLAEIG; via the coding sequence ATGGAAAGCGTATCTCTGCTGGCTGCGTTCGGGGCGGGTGTGTTCAGTTTTATCAGTCCCTGCGTGCTGCCGCTGATTCCGGCCTACATCTCGTTCGTCTCCGGCGTGTCGATCGACACGCTGCAGGAGGGTGGCGAGGGCGAAAGCAGGCCGATGAAAGTCTTTATCAGTACGCTGGTGTTCGTGCTCGGCTTCAGCGCGGTGTTCATAATGCTGGGGGCCGGGGCCGGGGTGATCGGCAAACTGCTGTTCATCTACCGCGTCTGGTTCAACCGTGTGGCCGGGACGTTGATAATCATCCTGGGCCTGCACATGACCGGGGTATTCCGGATCGGCTTCCTCGAGTACGAGAAAAGAATCCACGTGCGCGAGAATCCGCTGGGCGTGCTGGGTATCTTCCTGATCGGCGCGGCGTTCGCGTTCGGCTGGACTCCCTGTATCGGCCCGATCCTGGCCGCGATCCTGACCCTGGCCGCCCAGCAGGGGACAGTGGGCAGCGGGATGTTCATGCTGGCGGTTTACTCTGCGGGGCTGGGGCTGCCCTTCATCCTTACCGGGCTGGCGATCCACAAGTTTTTCAACATGTATAAGAAGATTCGCAGGCATCTGGGAACAATCGAGAAGATCGCCGGAGCGTTTCTGTTAATTGTCGGGGGATTGATATTTTTCGACATGTTCTCCATATTAAGTGGTTACCTGCTACAGCTCTTCCCCGGACTGGCCGAGATCGGGTAG
- a CDS encoding efflux RND transporter permease subunit, whose protein sequence is MTIGKFALDRPVTTTMAVISVIVMGLLSLGRIPLTFLPDINRPYLRVQASYQGSNPEEIERLITRPIEGMMGTTPGLRAIRSNSNSGSSSVSLEFEQGTDMDLASMEVRERIDRVLPQLPEDMLDPPRIYRFQTTDWPILSFGVIWTGDDRDRFESIVENVLEKRLTTVEGVANVVVSGLIKKGIYIDLDQNQMRASRINSNQLNNQISSENQNLPAGYVYAGGRKYNLRVVGQFQDVDDIAKMPLNERGLRLEQVANVRFDYPEEIRRFSRLNGHEAVSFRIYKTSNANIIAVSNRLKAVMANIKADPRFSQLDYQFYWDQSEDITNSIDSLKRAGYIGGILAILVLLFFLGNLRNTLVITIAIPVSVVTALFFIYLIRMEPIGSDLTLNIISMMGMIYAIGIVIDPSIVVLENIFRIRNEEGKGAVESAIEGVGEVGLPILASILTNVIVFVPLIFLGGGRGGMRFMRDFGITFCMVCIASFVVAITVVPLLSGRLIHNLKPGKERTFPRTRKVFAYLVDHALRYRLLTMFIVAFIMWGTFQLNKMIDKESSGWAPDRRLNVGMSISHNYSMADASKIVTRIEQDLLNRKQELEISSVRSELSMGRRNRAEIEVFFTEATKNSRTTAELLAAVKNYIPEYPGFEYHYNRYHGHGGGGGVEINLRGQSLELLTTYAERIRDLMKDIPGVQDVELSTEQGEQEIRVMVDRDRAMANEISANTVARTISSQLSSRPVSRFKAPEREIDINVGLKREDRLNLQSLQTMLIYSPQGQRTTLDNIADIELGVGPRSIEKNNRMFNVEIDLEAEGSGIFQLSNEVMARMRQISLAPGYSWELGRNYQNMVEEESQSRFAIILALVLIYILLAALFESFIHPFTILLSVPFAIIGVALIFVATGTNLGTVAYIGVIIVCGLVVNNGIILVDYINLLRSRGLARREAILEAVQKRMRPIMMTAATTILSLLPMVAPLLVPALFGPSEGRAANWGPVGLAILGGMTTSTFLTLIITPTLYSLFDDLSVSARRLAGRVFLTGEK, encoded by the coding sequence ATGACAATCGGCAAGTTCGCATTGGACAGGCCGGTCACCACCACGATGGCCGTAATCAGCGTGATCGTGATGGGTCTGTTGAGCCTGGGGCGTATCCCCCTGACCTTCCTGCCGGATATCAACCGCCCCTACCTCAGGGTCCAGGCCTCTTACCAGGGCTCCAACCCCGAGGAGATCGAGCGGCTGATCACCCGTCCGATCGAGGGGATGATGGGCACCACGCCGGGCCTGCGCGCGATCCGCTCCAACAGCAATTCCGGCAGCAGTTCGGTAAGCCTGGAGTTCGAGCAGGGCACCGACATGGATCTCGCCTCGATGGAGGTCCGCGAGCGGATCGACCGTGTACTGCCCCAGCTTCCCGAAGACATGCTCGACCCGCCGAGGATCTACCGCTTTCAGACCACCGACTGGCCGATCCTCAGTTTCGGCGTGATCTGGACCGGCGATGACCGCGACCGTTTCGAAAGTATTGTCGAAAACGTGCTGGAAAAGCGGCTGACCACGGTCGAGGGCGTGGCCAACGTGGTGGTGAGCGGGCTGATAAAAAAGGGGATCTATATCGATCTCGACCAGAACCAGATGCGCGCCTCGCGGATCAACTCCAACCAGCTCAACAATCAGATCAGCAGTGAAAACCAGAACCTGCCGGCGGGCTATGTCTACGCGGGCGGGCGCAAATACAACCTCCGGGTGGTGGGCCAGTTCCAGGATGTGGACGATATCGCCAAAATGCCGCTCAACGAACGCGGCCTGCGCCTGGAGCAGGTGGCCAATGTCCGTTTCGACTACCCCGAGGAAATCCGCCGGTTCAGTAGACTCAATGGCCACGAAGCGGTCTCGTTCAGGATTTACAAGACATCCAACGCCAACATCATCGCGGTCAGCAACCGGCTCAAGGCCGTCATGGCTAACATCAAAGCCGACCCGCGGTTCAGTCAGCTCGATTACCAGTTCTACTGGGACCAGAGCGAGGATATCACCAACAGTATAGACAGTCTGAAACGGGCCGGCTATATCGGAGGCATCCTGGCGATCCTGGTCCTGTTGTTCTTCCTGGGCAACCTGCGCAACACGCTGGTGATCACGATCGCGATCCCCGTTTCGGTGGTGACCGCCCTGTTTTTCATCTACCTGATCAGGATGGAGCCGATCGGCTCGGACCTGACGCTGAATATCATCTCGATGATGGGGATGATCTACGCCATCGGAATCGTGATCGACCCCTCGATCGTGGTGCTGGAGAATATTTTCCGGATCCGCAACGAGGAGGGCAAGGGCGCGGTTGAGTCGGCTATCGAGGGAGTCGGCGAGGTCGGCCTGCCGATCCTGGCCTCGATCCTGACCAACGTGATCGTGTTTGTCCCGCTGATCTTCCTCGGCGGCGGACGGGGCGGCATGAGGTTCATGCGTGATTTCGGGATAACCTTCTGCATGGTCTGTATCGCCAGTTTTGTCGTTGCGATAACTGTTGTGCCGCTGCTCTCCGGCCGGCTTATCCACAACCTCAAGCCCGGCAAGGAACGCACGTTCCCGCGTACGCGCAAGGTGTTCGCCTACCTGGTCGACCACGCCCTGCGCTACCGCCTGCTGACCATGTTTATCGTGGCTTTTATCATGTGGGGTACCTTCCAGCTCAACAAGATGATCGACAAGGAATCCTCCGGCTGGGCGCCGGACCGGCGGCTGAACGTTGGCATGAGTATCAGCCACAACTACAGCATGGCCGACGCATCGAAAATTGTTACCAGAATCGAGCAGGATCTGCTCAACCGCAAGCAGGAACTGGAAATCAGCTCGGTCAGGTCGGAACTCAGCATGGGACGCCGCAACCGGGCGGAAATCGAGGTGTTCTTCACCGAAGCGACCAAAAACAGCCGTACCACCGCCGAACTGCTGGCCGCGGTTAAAAATTATATCCCCGAATATCCCGGATTCGAGTACCATTACAACCGCTATCACGGCCATGGCGGCGGCGGCGGAGTGGAAATCAACCTCAGGGGCCAGAGCCTGGAGTTGCTGACAACCTACGCCGAGCGCATCCGCGACCTGATGAAGGATATCCCCGGCGTTCAGGATGTGGAACTCAGCACCGAACAGGGCGAGCAGGAAATACGGGTGATGGTCGACCGCGACCGGGCGATGGCCAACGAGATCAGCGCCAACACTGTCGCGCGCACGATCAGCAGCCAGCTTTCCAGCCGTCCGGTAAGCCGGTTCAAGGCCCCGGAACGGGAGATCGATATCAACGTCGGCCTCAAGCGCGAGGACAGGCTGAACCTCCAGAGCCTTCAGACCATGCTGATCTATTCCCCCCAGGGACAGCGCACCACGCTGGACAACATCGCCGATATCGAACTGGGAGTGGGGCCGCGCAGTATCGAGAAAAACAACCGGATGTTCAACGTGGAGATCGATCTGGAGGCCGAGGGCAGCGGGATTTTCCAGCTCAGCAACGAAGTGATGGCCCGGATGCGGCAGATCAGCCTGGCCCCGGGCTACAGTTGGGAACTGGGCCGCAATTACCAGAACATGGTCGAAGAGGAAAGCCAGAGCCGGTTCGCCATCATCCTGGCCCTGGTGCTGATCTATATCCTGCTGGCGGCCTTGTTCGAGTCATTCATCCACCCCTTCACGATCCTGCTTTCCGTCCCCTTTGCGATTATCGGCGTGGCGCTGATTTTTGTCGCCACCGGCACCAATCTGGGCACGGTCGCCTATATCGGCGTGATTATCGTCTGCGGCTTGGTGGTGAATAATGGAATAATTCTGGTGGATTATATCAACTTACTAAGGAGCAGGGGTCTGGCGCGCCGCGAGGCGATCCTGGAAGCCGTGCAAAAACGGATGCGGCCGATCATGATGACCGCGGCCACGACGATCCTCTCGCTGCTGCCGATGGTGGCGCCGCTGCTTGTGCCGGCCCTGTTCGGGCCCTCGGAGGGCCGCGCGGCCAACTGGGGTCCGGTGGGCCTGGCGATTCTGGGCGGGATGACCACGTCGACTTTCCTGACGCTGATTATCACACCTACCCTGTATTCACTGTTCGATGACCTGAGTGTCAGCGCCAGGCGCCTGGCCGGCAGGGTGTTTCTTACAGGCGAAAAGTAA